One Alphaproteobacteria bacterium LSUCC0396 genomic region harbors:
- a CDS encoding MmgE/PrpD family protein: protein MPDSALLPHILDLAEMGPARLPQDARKMAELSLFDWMVVSLAGADQPLARIIRDFVAAEGGVAKAAVTGSKLRVPARAAALANGTISHALDYDDTHFAYIGHPSVAIFPAALAAAEEMGASGDDVVDAFLLGAEATCRIGMVLGRDHYDAGFHQTATSGAFGATIAAARLYQLDRDALSAALGLVSTRASGLKSQFGTMGKPFNAGAAAANGIEAASLAKRGFTASTDAFAGAQSFLAAHHADNAGSGKIADWSFDKFFFASVSHKLHACCHGTHAMIEALLLLQAGGKIAADDVDEVRVNITPRWQNVCDIKTPQTGLEIKFSYVFLAAMVLQNINLAAYESYHDAACKDTYLMALAERVKVVGDDSIADSAARVEVRLKDGKTSSQSFDLLSPIDPAVLGQRLLAKGAALIGTAAAHDLWAMMNNLGGVSASDLASKLQR, encoded by the coding sequence ATGCCCGATTCAGCCCTACTGCCGCATATTCTTGACCTTGCCGAAATGGGGCCTGCCCGCCTGCCGCAAGATGCCCGCAAGATGGCAGAATTATCACTATTCGACTGGATGGTGGTCAGTCTTGCTGGCGCTGATCAGCCGTTGGCGCGCATCATCCGTGATTTTGTTGCGGCCGAAGGTGGGGTTGCCAAGGCCGCCGTTACCGGCAGTAAATTGCGCGTGCCAGCGCGTGCTGCGGCGCTGGCAAATGGCACGATCTCGCACGCCCTTGATTATGACGACACGCATTTTGCCTATATCGGTCATCCGTCTGTGGCAATCTTTCCGGCGGCATTGGCGGCGGCTGAAGAGATGGGGGCATCGGGCGATGATGTGGTTGACGCATTTCTGCTTGGCGCCGAGGCGACCTGCCGGATTGGTATGGTTCTTGGGCGTGATCATTATGATGCTGGATTTCATCAGACCGCAACGTCAGGCGCCTTTGGTGCCACCATCGCCGCGGCGCGGCTTTATCAGCTTGACCGCGATGCGCTGTCGGCGGCACTGGGTCTGGTTAGCACCCGTGCGTCGGGGCTTAAATCACAATTTGGCACAATGGGCAAACCGTTTAATGCGGGGGCGGCTGCGGCAAACGGGATTGAGGCGGCCAGCCTTGCCAAACGCGGCTTTACCGCCAGCACCGATGCCTTTGCTGGCGCGCAAAGCTTTCTGGCCGCACATCACGCCGACAATGCTGGCAGTGGCAAAATTGCTGATTGGTCATTTGATAAATTCTTTTTTGCTAGCGTCAGTCACAAGTTACACGCCTGCTGCCACGGCACCCATGCGATGATCGAGGCACTGCTTTTGTTGCAGGCTGGTGGCAAGATTGCCGCCGATGATGTTGACGAGGTGCGGGTCAATATCACCCCGCGGTGGCAGAATGTCTGTGATATAAAGACACCGCAAACCGGCCTTGAAATTAAATTCAGCTATGTCTTTCTGGCGGCGATGGTGCTGCAAAATATCAACCTTGCCGCTTATGAAAGCTATCATGATGCGGCCTGCAAGGACACATATCTGATGGCGCTTGCTGAACGGGTCAAGGTGGTCGGCGATGACAGCATTGCCGATAGTGCGGCGCGTGTTGAGGTGCGGCTGAAAGACGGCAAGACATCTAGCCAGTCGTTTGATCTTTTATCACCAATTGATCCAGCGGTTCTGGGGCAGCGGCTACTGGCTAAGGGCGCGGCGTTAATCGGCACGGCGGCGGCGCATGATTTATGGGCAATGATGAATAATCTTGGCGGTGTTTCAGCATCGGATCTGGCCAGCAAACTACAACGCTAG
- a CDS encoding PaaI family thioesterase produces MIADIRYGQTPDAVQFLAAILDVVMCSVTVKQARYLHESDPLGDYILTKIRKVDPVQVRDHIESVLESSEQVFEKFFLSKFIGLEFDYLPETAADADKDHLRISFEVTEMLMNPQGSLHGGIIAAVTDISMGHLLHKTAGMGITIEMKTQYLRPVLTGRATVEGRFIKKGRSLSFMESRLWGSDGKLAAMTTATWKMPG; encoded by the coding sequence ATGATAGCCGACATTCGCTATGGACAAACGCCTGATGCAGTGCAATTCTTGGCGGCCATTTTAGACGTCGTGATGTGTTCTGTGACGGTAAAACAAGCGCGATATTTACATGAAAGTGACCCGTTAGGAGATTATATTTTGACGAAAATACGTAAAGTCGATCCAGTTCAGGTTCGAGATCATATCGAGTCTGTTCTCGAAAGCAGTGAACAGGTCTTTGAAAAATTCTTCCTGTCAAAATTTATCGGGTTGGAGTTTGACTATCTCCCAGAAACGGCGGCTGATGCTGACAAGGATCACCTTCGTATCAGCTTTGAGGTCACTGAGATGCTGATGAACCCGCAAGGCTCGCTTCATGGCGGCATCATCGCGGCGGTGACGGATATTTCGATGGGGCATCTTTTGCACAAAACCGCTGGCATGGGGATCACCATCGAAATGAAAACGCAGTATCTGCGCCCTGTTTTAACGGGGCGGGCAACCGTCGAGGGGCGGTTTATCAAAAAGGGGCGGTCGCTATCTTTCATGGAAAGCCGCTTATGGGGCAGCGATGGCAAACTTGCCGCGATGACAACAGCCACGTGGAAAATGCCCGGCTAG
- a CDS encoding SDR family NAD(P)-dependent oxidoreductase, which translates to MSSGNKTALITGSGQNIGRGIANQLALAGFNIIVNGSRNQEAAEAVAAEVRAHGVEALVAMGNVGIKAEAEAIASAGLDHFGRIDVLVNNAAIRPHEPFLEMRDDAWQKVMDVDLNAAIWLSRVILPGMIDNGWGRIISFSGMNAQRGYPGASAVSVAKHAVWGLTKALAVEFGTKGVTANIISPGTFPPNDADIKSDAKFSALLKANPSGRLGHTEDIGGMVAYLCSENGGFVNGQMLQINGGVVMQF; encoded by the coding sequence ATGAGCAGTGGCAACAAGACCGCCCTTATCACCGGATCTGGTCAAAATATTGGTCGCGGTATCGCCAATCAATTGGCGCTAGCCGGCTTTAACATCATCGTCAATGGCAGCCGCAATCAAGAGGCGGCCGAAGCGGTTGCCGCCGAGGTGCGCGCGCATGGTGTCGAGGCATTGGTGGCAATGGGGAATGTTGGAATTAAAGCCGAAGCCGAAGCAATCGCCAGCGCCGGACTAGATCATTTTGGCCGGATTGATGTGCTGGTCAATAATGCAGCAATTCGCCCGCACGAACCATTTCTAGAGATGCGTGACGATGCGTGGCAAAAGGTCATGGATGTCGATCTGAACGCCGCAATCTGGCTATCACGCGTGATTTTACCCGGCATGATCGACAATGGCTGGGGCCGGATCATCAGCTTTTCCGGCATGAATGCACAGCGCGGTTACCCGGGCGCCTCGGCAGTCTCGGTTGCCAAACACGCGGTCTGGGGGCTGACCAAGGCACTCGCCGTTGAATTCGGCACCAAGGGCGTTACCGCCAACATCATTTCACCGGGAACATTTCCGCCTAATGACGCCGACATTAAGAGTGATGCAAAATTTTCGGCATTGCTGAAGGCAAACCCATCAGGCCGGCTTGGCCACACCGAAGATATTGGTGGTATGGTGGCCTATCTCTGCTCGGAAAATGGCGGTTTTGTGAATGGTCAGATGCTGCAAATTAATGGCGGCGTGGTCATGCAGTTCTAG
- a CDS encoding enoyl-CoA hydratase produces MTDKIIVNQSGAIARIIFNQPEKRNAVSLEMWEAVEVALDRFAADNEVRVLILSGAGGKAFVSGADISKFESERASAEGVAHYNATTKRVYDKVEAFPKPTIAQIDGFCVGGGVALAVCCDIRICGQGSNFAIPAARLGLGYGFLGINRLANLVGPAFAKEIFFTARRFDAEEARIMGLVNRVAEDGAVETAADDMATMITANAPLTVDAVKFIANQTRMDESQRDLAACEAMVQACFDSADYIEGRRAFMEKRKPVWTGS; encoded by the coding sequence ATGACAGATAAAATTATCGTAAACCAATCTGGCGCCATCGCCCGTATCATCTTTAACCAGCCGGAAAAGCGGAATGCGGTGTCGCTGGAAATGTGGGAAGCGGTCGAAGTGGCGCTTGACCGGTTTGCCGCTGACAACGAAGTGCGCGTGCTGATTTTGTCAGGTGCTGGTGGCAAGGCCTTTGTGTCAGGGGCCGATATATCGAAATTTGAAAGCGAGCGCGCAAGTGCTGAGGGGGTTGCCCATTATAACGCCACCACCAAGCGCGTTTATGACAAGGTCGAGGCCTTTCCCAAACCAACGATTGCGCAAATTGATGGGTTCTGTGTTGGCGGCGGGGTTGCCTTGGCGGTTTGCTGTGATATTCGCATTTGTGGTCAGGGGTCTAATTTTGCCATTCCGGCAGCGCGGCTTGGTCTTGGCTATGGATTTTTGGGCATTAACCGGCTGGCCAATCTTGTTGGGCCAGCCTTTGCCAAGGAAATATTTTTCACGGCGCGCCGCTTTGATGCTGAAGAAGCGCGGATCATGGGACTGGTCAACCGGGTTGCCGAAGATGGCGCGGTTGAGACGGCCGCAGACGATATGGCAACAATGATTACCGCCAATGCGCCTTTGACCGTTGATGCGGTCAAATTCATCGCCAACCAGACCCGCATGGATGAAAGCCAGCGCGATCTGGCCGCGTGTGAGGCAATGGTGCAGGCCTGTTTCGACAGTGCCGATTATATCGAGGGGCGGCGCGCCTTTATGGAAAAGCGCAAGCCGGTTTGGACAGGCAGCTGA
- a CDS encoding CaiB/BaiF CoA transferase family protein, with product MTEPSNALTHAGQIGTRTPPASSALKDYLVLDLTRVRSGPTCVRQLADWGADVIKIETPADDAQLGGPRDGPDFQNLHRNKRSLTLNLKSEAGMKIFRQLAAKADVIVENFRPDVKNRLGIDYETLSKTNPRLVYASISGFGQDGPYSGRPGFDQIAQGMGGLMSITGAPGEGPMRVGIPIADLCAGLFAAQGIFIALLERAHSGRGQWVQTSLLQAQMFMLDFQAARYLMDGDIAKQAGNNHPTSIPTGVFVTSDGYMNIAVAGELIWERFAAALGREDWITNPDYATGPDRSKNRDTLNAAITAITGTKTTAAWIDILNEAGVPAGEINNIGQAFENPQVKHLGLAQPVKSHERGDTHLVGQPIMMSRTPSHLAAPPPLAGGHCDDILSTLGYSAAEIAALREAKTI from the coding sequence ATGACAGAACCATCAAACGCCCTGACCCATGCCGGTCAGATTGGCACCAGAACGCCGCCTGCCAGCAGCGCGTTGAAGGATTATCTGGTGCTTGATCTTACAAGGGTTCGTTCGGGGCCGACTTGTGTTCGCCAGTTGGCCGACTGGGGCGCGGATGTAATCAAGATCGAAACACCAGCAGATGACGCCCAGCTTGGCGGGCCTCGTGACGGGCCAGATTTTCAGAACCTGCATCGCAACAAACGCAGCCTGACGCTAAATCTGAAAAGTGAAGCTGGTATGAAAATCTTTCGCCAGCTAGCGGCAAAGGCCGATGTCATTGTTGAGAATTTCCGCCCCGACGTTAAAAACCGGCTCGGCATTGACTATGAAACATTGTCCAAAACCAACCCGCGTCTGGTTTATGCGTCAATCTCTGGCTTTGGTCAGGACGGGCCTTATAGCGGGCGTCCGGGGTTTGATCAGATCGCGCAGGGTATGGGCGGCCTGATGTCGATTACCGGTGCGCCGGGCGAAGGGCCGATGCGTGTTGGCATTCCGATTGCCGACCTTTGTGCAGGTCTTTTTGCGGCGCAGGGCATCTTTATTGCGCTGCTGGAACGGGCTCATTCGGGGCGGGGGCAATGGGTGCAAACCTCGCTGTTGCAAGCGCAAATGTTCATGCTTGATTTTCAGGCGGCGCGATATCTTATGGATGGCGACATTGCCAAACAGGCCGGCAATAACCACCCGACCTCAATTCCAACCGGCGTTTTTGTTACCAGTGATGGGTATATGAATATTGCCGTTGCTGGTGAATTGATCTGGGAACGGTTTGCGGCCGCGCTTGGACGCGAGGATTGGATCACAAATCCTGATTATGCGACGGGCCCTGACCGGTCGAAAAATCGTGACACGCTGAATGCCGCGATCACGGCGATTACCGGCACGAAAACGACGGCTGCGTGGATTGATATCTTGAACGAAGCCGGTGTTCCAGCTGGTGAAATCAATAATATTGGTCAGGCGTTCGAGAACCCGCAGGTAAAACATCTTGGGCTGGCACAGCCGGTCAAAAGCCATGAGCGCGGTGACACGCATCTCGTCGGCCAGCCAATTATGATGAGCCGGACCCCAAGCCATCTTGCGGCACCGCCGCCGCTTGCCGGTGGTCATTGCGATGATATTCTATCAACATTGGGCTATAGTGCGGCCGAAATCGCCGCGCTGCGTGAGGCCAAAACCATATAG
- a CDS encoding IlvD/Edd family dehydratase, producing the protein MTDQQKGMKRGLTRYGDEAFSLYLRKAFIKAMGYSDDALSRPVIGIANTYSDYNACHANVPKLVEAVKRGVMLAGGLPMEFPTISLHESFAFPTSMYFRNLMAMDTEEMIGALPMDACVLIGGCDKTVPAQLMAAASADLPAIQIVTGPMLSGTVGEQRVGACTDCRRFWGDYRGGRITEADINQIEGQLVPTAGTCGVMGTASTMACVTEALGMMLPGGATIPAVAADRLRHAEIAGARAMALAAEQLRPSQIMTPKSFENALRVLLAIGGSTNAIIHLTAMAGRLGIEVDLPAFDALGNDTPVLVDLKPNGQFYMDDLHRAGGMAPILRALKPLLHLDCLTVSGRTLGDEIEDMPAAFPQNVVHGLDDPIHVGGGIAFLRGNLAGDGAIIKQSACSPDLLVHQGPAMVFDSLEDLANRIDTPDLDVTKDSVLILRNAGPKGAPGMPEAGYIPIPKKLATTGVKDMVRISDCRMSGTAFGSIVLHASPEAAIGGPLALVETGDQIRLDVPNRRLELLVDDDEIERRRAHWQPPHTVRADRGYKKLYMEQVNQAGEGVDFDFMTKRPYSAKTPLS; encoded by the coding sequence ATGACTGACCAGCAAAAAGGCATGAAGCGCGGCCTGACCCGTTATGGCGATGAGGCATTTTCGCTTTACCTTCGCAAAGCCTTTATCAAGGCGATGGGGTATAGCGATGATGCGTTGTCGCGTCCGGTTATTGGCATCGCCAACACCTATTCCGATTATAACGCCTGTCATGCCAATGTGCCAAAGCTGGTCGAGGCGGTCAAACGTGGCGTGATGCTGGCTGGCGGCCTGCCGATGGAATTTCCGACCATTTCGCTGCATGAGTCCTTTGCCTTTCCGACAAGCATGTATTTCCGCAACCTGATGGCAATGGATACCGAAGAAATGATCGGGGCGCTGCCAATGGATGCCTGTGTGCTGATCGGCGGCTGTGATAAAACCGTGCCAGCGCAGTTAATGGCGGCAGCCAGTGCTGATCTGCCAGCAATTCAAATTGTAACCGGCCCGATGTTGTCGGGAACGGTTGGTGAACAGCGTGTCGGTGCCTGTACTGATTGCCGCAGGTTTTGGGGCGATTATCGTGGTGGCCGTATTACCGAGGCTGACATTAATCAGATTGAGGGCCAGTTGGTACCAACTGCGGGAACCTGCGGCGTAATGGGAACTGCAAGCACGATGGCTTGTGTTACCGAGGCATTGGGCATGATGTTGCCCGGCGGTGCCACGATCCCAGCGGTGGCTGCAGACCGTTTGCGCCACGCCGAAATAGCCGGTGCACGGGCGATGGCGCTGGCCGCAGAACAGCTGCGCCCATCCCAGATCATGACGCCAAAATCATTTGAAAATGCGCTTCGGGTGCTGTTGGCAATCGGCGGTTCAACCAATGCCATCATCCATCTAACGGCAATGGCGGGGCGGCTCGGTATTGAGGTTGATCTGCCCGCCTTTGATGCGCTTGGCAATGACACGCCGGTTTTGGTCGATCTGAAACCGAACGGCCAGTTCTATATGGATGATTTGCATCGCGCTGGCGGTATGGCACCGATCCTTCGTGCCTTAAAGCCGCTGTTGCATCTTGATTGCCTGACTGTAAGCGGGCGCACGCTTGGCGACGAGATCGAGGATATGCCCGCCGCGTTTCCGCAAAATGTTGTTCATGGTCTTGATGATCCGATTCACGTTGGGGGCGGCATTGCGTTTTTGCGTGGCAATCTGGCTGGCGATGGGGCGATTATCAAGCAATCGGCCTGCTCGCCTGATCTATTGGTGCATCAGGGGCCAGCCATGGTTTTTGACTCGCTAGAAGATCTGGCAAACCGAATTGACACCCCCGATCTTGATGTGACCAAGGACAGCGTTCTAATTCTGCGCAATGCCGGGCCAAAGGGTGCCCCGGGAATGCCCGAGGCGGGCTATATACCGATCCCAAAAAAGCTGGCGACAACTGGGGTTAAGGATATGGTGCGAATCTCGGATTGCCGGATGAGTGGTACCGCCTTTGGCAGTATCGTGCTGCATGCCAGCCCTGAGGCAGCGATCGGTGGGCCGTTGGCCCTGGTCGAAACGGGTGATCAAATTCGCCTCGACGTGCCCAATCGAAGGCTGGAATTGCTGGTGGATGATGATGAAATTGAACGCCGCCGCGCGCATTGGCAGCCCCCGCATACGGTTCGTGCCGATCGTGGTTATAAAAAGCTGTATATGGAGCAGGTTAATCAGGCCGGTGAAGGGGTTGATTTCGACTTTATGACCAAACGGCCATACAGCGCAAAGACGCCGCTTTCCTGA
- a CDS encoding thiamine pyrophosphate-binding protein, giving the protein MPSASSALIQTLANNGVEVIFSLSGNQIMPLYDACIDADIRIIHTRHEGAAVYMAEAYAQITGKIGVALVTAGPGLLNAVSALYSAARSESPVLLISGDAAVNMDGRGGFQELDQCSVTAPITKYSTRPNAAAAILPELERCITAALGGSPGPVHLALAFDMLSPTTDLEPAAVTAIPPASGVSHDDLDHIIRAIEAAKCPLFITGPQANKTRQPAVNAALEAALGLPVICLESARGLSDSFYGDLTTTLKAADLIIHLGKLADYSTGIHAGGRITAGTPIISILTDDQAAPNPAHDKNPIQLMRTGSIPAAMTQLAAAITDRDINVGADHWPAAISASITRRLDWQADGKGRHPAALTTQLQAAINRAPAPILIADGGEFCQWVQAGCVAPRRIINGPSGAIGGGIAYAIGAAIAAPDAQIFLVMGDGTAGFYLGEMHTAVRTNANITAIIGNDYRWNAEVQIQIDTYGPDRVYGCELDEKADYAAAAIGLGAFGKTVGPDDDLDAALAAASAYQGPALLNVLIDGVAAPKFVPLKL; this is encoded by the coding sequence ATGCCATCAGCTTCTTCTGCTCTTATTCAAACGCTAGCCAATAATGGTGTCGAGGTTATTTTCAGCCTGTCCGGCAACCAGATCATGCCGCTTTATGATGCGTGTATTGATGCCGATATTCGCATCATTCATACCCGCCATGAAGGCGCTGCTGTCTATATGGCCGAAGCCTACGCCCAAATCACCGGCAAAATTGGCGTCGCCTTGGTGACAGCTGGCCCGGGGTTATTAAATGCGGTCTCGGCGCTTTATTCGGCGGCGCGTTCAGAAAGTCCGGTTTTGCTGATTAGTGGGGACGCTGCTGTGAACATGGACGGGCGGGGCGGCTTTCAAGAACTCGATCAATGTTCGGTTACCGCACCAATCACCAAATATTCAACACGGCCAAATGCGGCGGCCGCGATCCTGCCCGAATTAGAACGGTGTATTACCGCCGCCCTTGGTGGCAGCCCGGGGCCAGTGCATCTTGCGCTCGCCTTTGATATGTTATCACCAACCACAGATTTAGAACCGGCTGCGGTAACCGCAATACCCCCTGCATCAGGCGTTAGCCACGATGATCTTGACCATATTATTCGTGCAATTGAGGCGGCGAAATGCCCGCTTTTCATAACCGGCCCGCAGGCAAATAAAACCCGCCAACCAGCCGTTAATGCCGCGCTTGAGGCGGCGTTGGGACTGCCGGTTATCTGTCTTGAGTCAGCCCGCGGTCTTTCCGATAGTTTTTACGGCGATCTGACAACCACGCTAAAAGCCGCCGATCTGATCATTCATCTTGGAAAGCTGGCAGATTATTCCACCGGCATTCATGCCGGTGGCAGGATTACCGCAGGAACGCCGATTATCTCGATTTTGACCGACGATCAGGCCGCACCAAATCCGGCGCATGACAAAAACCCTATCCAGCTTATGCGCACTGGCAGCATTCCGGCGGCGATGACCCAGCTTGCCGCCGCAATTACCGATCGTGATATTAATGTAGGCGCCGATCATTGGCCGGCCGCAATCAGTGCATCAATTACCCGCCGTCTTGACTGGCAGGCGGACGGCAAAGGCCGGCATCCAGCCGCCCTGACCACGCAGTTACAGGCAGCGATTAACCGCGCCCCAGCGCCGATTCTAATCGCCGATGGCGGCGAATTTTGCCAATGGGTTCAGGCCGGATGCGTTGCCCCACGCCGCATAATCAATGGCCCATCAGGCGCAATTGGTGGCGGTATTGCCTATGCGATTGGCGCCGCGATTGCCGCACCGGATGCGCAGATTTTTCTGGTGATGGGCGATGGAACGGCAGGATTTTATCTTGGCGAGATGCATACAGCCGTGCGCACAAACGCCAATATCACCGCGATCATTGGTAATGACTACCGCTGGAATGCCGAGGTGCAAATCCAGATTGACACCTATGGACCGGACCGCGTCTATGGCTGCGAGCTTGATGAAAAAGCCGATTATGCAGCGGCGGCAATCGGCCTTGGCGCCTTTGGCAAAACGGTTGGGCCGGACGATGATCTGGACGCCGCCCTTGCCGCCGCCAGCGCGTATCAAGGGCCAGCTTTATTAAATGTGCTAATAGACGGCGTGGCCGCCCCCAAATTTGTGCCCCTCAAGCTATAG
- a CDS encoding ketopantoate reductase family protein has translation MTKASAESNRGFQSKNAPRIAVVGAGAMGSVYAGLFAEAGYQTSVVDLWGDHITAIGANGLHLEGASGDRIINGITAVHQIADLGPIDLFVIATKANGVGSAAAEIAKIMQPDALVLTIQNGLGAGERIAQFMPTDNVLLGVAEGFGASIKGPGHIHHNAMRQIRIGEMDGGMTDRLVWVESLWQGAGFKAKAFADIHQLVWEKFICNVMCSAPSVAFDCTIGQLFSDDDRRAVALGCMLEAYEIGRARGVAFSFSDAVAYGTKFAADMPNANPSMRLDHMAGKRSEIDAINGMVPVLGREMGIKTPYNDTLVALVRAREANFAG, from the coding sequence ATGACAAAGGCCAGCGCTGAATCCAATCGTGGGTTTCAATCAAAGAACGCGCCACGCATCGCCGTCGTTGGGGCGGGTGCGATGGGCTCGGTCTATGCCGGATTGTTCGCCGAGGCTGGATATCAGACATCGGTAGTTGATCTCTGGGGCGACCATATCACCGCCATTGGGGCAAACGGGCTGCATCTTGAAGGGGCTAGTGGTGACCGCATAATCAACGGCATTACAGCGGTTCACCAAATTGCCGATCTTGGCCCGATTGATCTTTTTGTGATTGCCACCAAGGCCAATGGCGTCGGCAGCGCGGCGGCTGAAATCGCCAAAATCATGCAGCCAGACGCACTGGTTCTGACAATCCAGAACGGGCTTGGTGCGGGCGAGCGGATTGCCCAATTCATGCCAACCGATAACGTGCTGCTTGGGGTTGCCGAAGGGTTTGGCGCGTCAATCAAGGGGCCGGGTCACATCCATCATAACGCGATGCGCCAGATTCGGATCGGCGAAATGGATGGCGGTATGACTGACCGGTTGGTCTGGGTTGAATCACTATGGCAAGGGGCGGGTTTTAAAGCCAAGGCGTTTGCTGATATTCATCAGCTTGTCTGGGAAAAATTTATTTGCAATGTCATGTGCAGTGCGCCGTCAGTGGCATTTGACTGCACAATCGGCCAGCTGTTCAGCGATGATGACCGGCGTGCGGTGGCGCTTGGCTGTATGCTTGAGGCTTATGAAATCGGGCGGGCACGTGGCGTGGCATTTTCCTTTAGCGATGCAGTTGCCTATGGCACCAAATTTGCCGCCGATATGCCCAACGCCAATCCGTCAATGCGGCTTGATCATATGGCTGGCAAACGATCCGAGATTGACGCGATCAACGGCATGGTGCCGGTGCTTGGCCGTGAAATGGGCATTAAGACGCCCTATAATGATACGCTGGTTGCACTGGTGCGGGCGCGTGAGGCAAATTTCGCCGGATAG
- a CDS encoding CaiB/BaiF CoA transferase family protein: MTIAKPNLGQHALEGVKVIDLTRVLGGPYATQILADHGAEIIKIEAASGDEVRGWGPPFARDMASYFINVNRNKKSIVIDLASAAGRDLLLRLLEDADILIDNFKTGTLEKWGIGYEDVLKDRFPRLIHCRISGFGATGPLGGAPGYDAVIQAMTGMMSINGMAESGSVRLGAPIVDMGTGLYCVIGILMALHERQTSGLGQYIDMTLYDSALALMHPHNANYFLSKKPGRATGNSHPNISPYDKFATATNDIFIGIGNNRAFRRLCDALGEGEIADDPRFADNADRVVNRAALTDLLTTALAKVDGASFAETLLAAGVPAGPVRNIEEALLHPQTAEREMVLARDDYQGVASPIKFSRSREVGVAGLPPALGEHTREVLVAAGLSDAEIDALIAAGTIVVAEG; this comes from the coding sequence ATGACAATAGCAAAACCAAATTTGGGTCAGCACGCGCTTGAGGGGGTTAAGGTGATTGATTTGACCCGCGTTCTGGGCGGCCCCTATGCCACGCAGATTCTGGCTGATCATGGCGCCGAGATTATCAAAATTGAGGCGGCAAGCGGTGATGAGGTTCGTGGGTGGGGGCCTCCATTTGCACGTGATATGGCGTCGTATTTTATCAATGTGAACCGCAACAAGAAATCCATTGTCATTGACCTTGCCAGCGCGGCTGGCCGTGATCTGTTGCTGCGGCTTCTAGAAGACGCCGATATATTGATTGATAATTTCAAGACGGGCACTCTGGAAAAATGGGGTATTGGCTATGAGGATGTTTTAAAGGACCGCTTTCCCCGGCTTATCCATTGCCGCATATCAGGGTTTGGCGCGACCGGGCCGCTAGGCGGTGCGCCCGGTTATGATGCGGTAATTCAGGCGATGACTGGCATGATGTCGATCAATGGAATGGCCGAAAGCGGATCGGTTCGTCTTGGCGCGCCAATCGTTGATATGGGAACGGGGCTATATTGCGTGATCGGGATTTTGATGGCTCTTCACGAACGTCAAACATCAGGTCTTGGTCAATATATCGACATGACGCTTTATGACTCGGCGCTGGCCTTGATGCATCCGCATAATGCCAATTATTTTCTAAGCAAGAAACCGGGGCGCGCCACCGGCAATTCGCATCCGAACATTTCGCCCTATGATAAATTTGCAACCGCGACCAATGATATTTTTATCGGGATCGGGAATAATCGTGCGTTTCGCCGCCTGTGTGACGCGCTTGGCGAGGGTGAAATTGCCGATGATCCGCGCTTTGCTGATAATGCCGACCGCGTGGTCAATCGTGCGGCCTTGACCGATTTGCTGACCACGGCGCTGGCCAAGGTCGATGGGGCATCATTTGCCGAAACTCTGCTTGCTGCCGGGGTGCCGGCCGGCCCGGTGCGTAATATCGAAGAAGCCCTGCTGCATCCGCAAACGGCCGAACGCGAAATGGTGCTTGCGCGGGATGATTATCAGGGGGTTGCCTCGCCAATTAAATTCAGCCGGTCACGCGAAGTTGGGGTTGCTGGCTTACCGCCGGCGCTTGGCGAGCATACGCGTGAGGTGCTGGTGGCGGCGGGCCTTAGTGACGCAGAAATTGATGCCTTGATCGCCGCCGGAACGATTGTCGTGGCCGAGGGCTGA